The following coding sequences are from one Streptomyces sp. NBC_01485 window:
- a CDS encoding carbohydrate ABC transporter permease — protein sequence MRTRPAARAGQYTALLAYLVFLAFPFLWLLSVAFKPPRELGSLHPTWIPQHPTLANFRQAFDEQPLLHAAFNSLLAALGAGVIAVALALPMAYVMARQRNRLARAVSGWVVVSQAFPFVLVIIPLFLVLKNLRLIDSVPGLVMVYVVWALPFALWMLVGYVRAVPVELEEAAAIDGAGRLRTLVSVTAPLLAPGIVATALFTFITAWNEFFFALVLLKTPEKQTLPVVLTHFIGAEGVADLGPLAAAAFLATLPSLVVFALIQRRITGGMLAGAVKS from the coding sequence GTGAGGACCCGCCCCGCGGCCCGCGCCGGCCAGTACACGGCCCTGCTCGCCTACCTCGTCTTCCTCGCCTTCCCCTTCCTCTGGCTGCTCTCCGTCGCGTTCAAGCCGCCCCGCGAACTGGGCAGCCTGCACCCCACCTGGATCCCGCAGCATCCCACCCTCGCCAACTTCCGCCAGGCGTTCGACGAACAGCCCCTGCTGCACGCCGCGTTCAACTCCCTGCTCGCCGCGCTCGGCGCAGGCGTGATCGCCGTCGCGCTCGCCCTGCCGATGGCGTACGTCATGGCCCGGCAGCGCAACCGGCTCGCGCGGGCCGTGTCCGGGTGGGTGGTGGTCAGCCAGGCGTTCCCGTTCGTGCTGGTGATCATCCCGCTGTTCCTGGTGCTGAAGAACCTGCGGCTGATCGACTCCGTGCCGGGGCTGGTGATGGTGTACGTGGTGTGGGCGCTGCCGTTCGCGCTGTGGATGCTCGTCGGATACGTCCGGGCCGTGCCCGTCGAACTGGAGGAGGCGGCGGCGATCGACGGGGCCGGGCGGCTGCGGACGCTGGTCTCGGTGACGGCGCCGCTGCTGGCACCGGGGATCGTCGCGACGGCGCTGTTCACCTTCATCACCGCGTGGAACGAGTTCTTCTTCGCCCTGGTGCTGCTGAAGACGCCGGAGAAACAGACGCTGCCGGTCGTCCTGACCCACTTCATCGGCGCGGAAGGCGTTGCCGACCTGGGGCCGCTGGCCGCCGCCGCGTTCCTCGCCACCCTCCCCTCGCTGGTCGTCTTCGCGCTCATCCAGCGGCGGATCACGGGCGGCATGCTCGCCGGGGCGGTGAAGAGCTGA
- a CDS encoding phosphotransferase enzyme family protein has translation MDEARARDVLAAAGVLPGPAAHARLLALGENAVFAAGDLVVKVGRDAELLDRARRELDVAAWLAEAGVPAVRAAEPKPLLAEGHPVTVWHRLPDPVRPAEPRDLAELLRLVHALPTPSFGLPPRELLSGVERWLRLAGDAIDPADAAFLRERRDGFATAAAALTPHLPPGPIHGDALPRNVHMGPDGPVLVDLETVSADLREHDLVVMALSRDRYGLPAQAYDSFTEAYGWDVREWAGCAVLRGARETASCAWVAQHAPTNPKALAEFRRRVASLRDGDEAVRWYSF, from the coding sequence ATGGACGAGGCACGGGCGCGGGACGTACTGGCCGCGGCGGGGGTACTGCCCGGCCCGGCGGCACACGCGCGGCTGCTCGCCCTGGGCGAGAACGCGGTGTTCGCCGCCGGTGACCTGGTGGTGAAGGTGGGCCGGGACGCCGAACTCCTCGACCGCGCCCGGCGCGAGCTGGACGTCGCGGCCTGGCTCGCCGAGGCGGGCGTGCCGGCGGTGCGGGCGGCCGAGCCCAAGCCGCTGCTGGCCGAGGGACACCCGGTGACGGTGTGGCACCGGCTGCCCGACCCGGTACGGCCCGCCGAGCCACGGGATCTGGCCGAACTCCTGCGCCTCGTGCACGCCTTGCCCACCCCCTCCTTCGGACTGCCCCCGCGCGAACTGCTGTCGGGAGTCGAACGCTGGCTGCGGCTCGCGGGCGACGCGATCGACCCGGCGGACGCGGCGTTCCTGCGCGAGCGCCGCGACGGCTTCGCCACGGCCGCCGCCGCGCTCACCCCGCACCTGCCGCCCGGCCCGATCCACGGCGACGCGCTGCCCCGCAACGTGCACATGGGCCCGGACGGTCCGGTCCTGGTCGACCTGGAGACCGTCTCCGCCGATCTGCGCGAACACGACCTGGTGGTCATGGCGCTCTCCCGCGACCGCTACGGCCTGCCCGCCCAGGCGTACGACTCCTTCACCGAGGCATACGGCTGGGACGTACGGGAGTGGGCGGGCTGCGCGGTCCTGCGGGGCGCCCGGGAGACCGCGAGCTGTGCCTGGGTCGCCCAGCACGCGCCCACCAACCCCAAGGCGCTGGCGGAGTTCCGGCGCCGGGTGGCGTCGCTGCGGGACGGGGACGAGGCGGTGCGGTGGTACTCGTTCTGA
- a CDS encoding 3'-5' exonuclease — MAWYRELLIGFDLETTGTDPREARIVTGAVIEVRDGQVLGRREWLADPGVEIPADAVAVHGISNERAASEGAPADRVADAIAEVLVGYWRTGVPVVAYNAAFDLTLLSAELRRHGLPSLRERLGGPDPAPVVDPYTIDRSVDRYRRGKRNLEAVCAEYGVPLAKAHDASADALAAARLAGAIAARHPKVAALGPAELHRRQIEWYAEWAADFQDFLRRKGDADAVVDGVWPMREVAGETV; from the coding sequence ATGGCCTGGTACCGGGAGCTGCTGATCGGCTTCGACCTGGAGACGACCGGGACGGATCCGCGCGAGGCGCGCATCGTCACGGGAGCCGTGATCGAGGTCAGGGACGGGCAGGTTCTGGGCCGCCGCGAATGGCTGGCGGACCCGGGCGTGGAGATCCCGGCGGACGCGGTCGCGGTGCACGGGATCAGCAACGAGCGGGCGGCCTCCGAGGGCGCCCCCGCCGACCGGGTCGCGGACGCGATCGCCGAGGTCCTCGTGGGGTACTGGCGCACCGGAGTCCCGGTCGTCGCCTACAACGCCGCCTTCGACCTCACCCTCCTCTCCGCCGAGCTGCGCCGCCACGGCCTGCCCTCGCTGCGTGAGCGCCTGGGCGGCCCGGACCCGGCGCCGGTCGTCGACCCGTACACCATCGACCGCTCGGTCGACCGCTACCGGCGCGGCAAACGCAACCTCGAAGCGGTCTGCGCCGAGTACGGCGTCCCCCTCGCGAAGGCCCACGACGCCTCCGCCGACGCCCTCGCCGCGGCCCGCCTCGCCGGCGCGATAGCCGCCCGCCACCCCAAGGTCGCGGCCCTCGGCCCGGCGGAGCTGCACCGCCGCCAGATCGAGTGGTACGCCGAGTGGGCGGCGGACTTCCAGGACTTCCTGCGCCGCAAGGGAGACGCGGACGCGGTGGTGGACGGGGTCTGGCCGATGCGAGAGGTGGCGGGGGAAACCGTCTGA
- a CDS encoding sirohydrochlorin chelatase: protein MYPQHRKPSRPVLVVIAHGSRDPRHAATVHALVRRVRSLRPGVRVETGFLDFNIPSVHGVLESLAAEGVRDVVALPLLLTRAFHAKADIPAVLREAPAQLRIRQAEVLGPAPLLLTALERRLYEAGLTPADRSSTGVVLASAGSTDPEAIAVIAEIAREWRRTGWCAVRPAFASASLPRTEDAVRELRALGCARVAVAPYVLAPGFLPDRIARGAAEADVLADVLGPAPEVARLLLDRYDTARMPALAAVGA from the coding sequence ATGTATCCCCAGCACAGGAAACCCTCTCGCCCCGTCCTCGTGGTCATCGCCCACGGCAGCCGCGATCCGCGGCACGCCGCGACCGTCCACGCCCTGGTGCGGCGGGTACGGTCGCTGCGGCCGGGGGTGCGCGTGGAGACGGGTTTCCTGGACTTCAACATCCCTTCCGTGCACGGGGTGCTGGAGTCGCTGGCGGCGGAGGGCGTCCGTGACGTCGTGGCGCTGCCGCTGCTGCTGACCCGCGCGTTCCACGCGAAGGCGGACATCCCGGCGGTCCTGCGGGAGGCGCCCGCGCAGTTGCGGATCAGGCAGGCCGAGGTGCTCGGCCCCGCGCCGCTGCTGCTCACCGCCCTCGAACGGCGGTTGTACGAGGCGGGGTTGACGCCCGCCGACAGGTCCTCGACCGGGGTCGTGCTGGCCTCGGCGGGGTCCACGGACCCGGAGGCGATCGCGGTGATCGCAGAAATCGCGCGGGAGTGGCGGCGCACCGGTTGGTGTGCCGTGCGGCCCGCGTTCGCCTCCGCGTCTCTGCCCCGCACCGAGGACGCGGTCCGCGAACTGCGGGCCCTGGGCTGCGCCCGGGTCGCCGTCGCCCCGTACGTCCTGGCCCCCGGCTTCCTCCCGGACCGCATCGCACGCGGCGCGGCCGAGGCGGACGTCCTGGCCGACGTGCTGGGCCCGGCCCCGGAGGTGGCCCGGCTCCTGCTGGACCGCTACGACACGGCCCGGATGCCGGCGCTGGCGGCTGTGGGCGCGTGA
- a CDS encoding carbohydrate ABC transporter permease, with protein sequence MRGRAERRASGTGPPRATAGPGAWFLVLPALIPILVLSVGPLLYGILLAFTDAQSGRTSPTRWIGALNFSDLLHDTLFWESFRIGLVWAVGVTVPQFLLALGLALLLNEDLRLRRLARALAIIPWAMPEVVVGVMWRLVYSPDAGILNETLRDLGLGDGRDWLSGLATALPAVIVVGVWAGMPQTTVTLLAGLQNTSRDLHEAAAVDGAGAWRRFRTVTWPALRPIALAVTALNFIWNFNSFALVYVLTSGGPGGRTRLPMLFAYEEAFRYGQFGYAATMGCVMVAVISVFLALFLVGRIRGGDDA encoded by the coding sequence GTGCGCGGACGGGCGGAGCGCCGCGCTTCCGGCACCGGCCCACCGCGCGCGACCGCCGGCCCCGGCGCCTGGTTCCTCGTCCTCCCCGCCCTGATCCCCATCCTGGTGCTGAGCGTCGGCCCGCTGCTGTACGGGATCCTGCTGGCGTTCACCGACGCCCAGTCGGGCCGCACCTCGCCCACCCGGTGGATCGGCGCCCTCAACTTCTCCGACCTGCTGCACGACACCCTGTTCTGGGAGTCGTTCCGGATCGGCCTGGTCTGGGCGGTCGGGGTGACGGTTCCGCAGTTCCTGCTCGCCCTCGGCCTCGCCCTGCTGCTGAACGAGGACCTACGGCTGCGCCGACTCGCCCGCGCCCTGGCGATCATCCCGTGGGCGATGCCCGAGGTCGTGGTCGGCGTCATGTGGCGGCTCGTCTACAGCCCGGACGCCGGCATCCTCAACGAGACCCTGCGGGACCTGGGTCTGGGCGACGGTCGGGACTGGCTCAGCGGCCTGGCGACCGCCCTGCCCGCGGTGATCGTCGTGGGCGTGTGGGCGGGCATGCCGCAGACGACGGTCACGCTGCTCGCCGGACTGCAGAACACCTCCCGGGACCTGCACGAAGCGGCAGCGGTGGACGGCGCGGGCGCCTGGCGCCGCTTCCGCACGGTCACCTGGCCGGCCCTCAGACCCATCGCCCTCGCCGTCACGGCGCTGAACTTCATCTGGAACTTCAACTCCTTCGCCCTCGTCTACGTGCTGACCAGCGGCGGACCCGGTGGCCGCACCCGGCTGCCCATGCTCTTCGCCTACGAAGAGGCCTTCCGCTACGGCCAGTTCGGGTACGCGGCGACGATGGGCTGTGTGATGGTCGCGGTGATCTCGGTGTTCCTGGCCCTCTTCCTGGTGGGCCGGATCAGGGGAGGTGACGACGCGTGA
- a CDS encoding DUF1697 domain-containing protein: MTTTYAALLRGINVGGSKKLPMAELRTLLAGLDLGDVRTYLQSGQAVFTSGHGDEESLAAEIGAAIEKHFGFAADVIVRDHAFLKAVADNCPFPAAELEARQLHVTYFSAPVDEERYAGIDRDAHLPEEFRLGDRVLYLYAPDGLGRSKLAEQLSKPRVNKGLIATTRNWNTVVKLVEMTQA, translated from the coding sequence ATGACGACGACGTACGCGGCCCTGTTGCGCGGCATCAACGTGGGCGGCAGCAAGAAGCTCCCGATGGCCGAACTGCGCACCCTGCTGGCGGGGCTCGACCTCGGCGACGTGCGCACCTACCTCCAGAGCGGCCAGGCCGTCTTCACCTCCGGCCACGGCGACGAGGAGAGTCTCGCCGCAGAGATCGGGGCGGCGATCGAGAAGCACTTCGGCTTCGCCGCCGACGTCATCGTGCGCGACCACGCCTTTCTGAAGGCGGTTGCCGACAACTGTCCGTTCCCGGCAGCCGAGTTGGAGGCCAGGCAACTCCACGTCACCTACTTCTCCGCCCCCGTCGACGAGGAGCGCTACGCGGGCATCGACCGGGACGCCCACCTCCCAGAGGAGTTCCGCCTGGGCGACCGCGTCCTGTACCTGTACGCCCCCGACGGCCTCGGCCGTTCCAAACTCGCCGAGCAACTGTCCAAGCCCCGCGTCAACAAGGGCCTCATCGCCACGACCCGGAACTGGAACACCGTCGTCAAACTGGTGGAGATGACACAGGCGTGA
- a CDS encoding MMPL family transporter, producing MGNQDTKVRGIAARAGGWSARHRWAAVGIWVLFVVLAMGIGSAAGTVMVKDSDQLSGETHTAAQIVEDAGIDEPASESVLIQSKDGSLKATDAEFKDAVAAVVKAVDGTGRVTDVTSPYDTNTISKDGRSVLVQFDMRGDSETAGDRVEPVLKAVEGVGKDHSSLRIEEIGGASMTKTFDDAFGDDFQKAEYSALPVALGILLIAFGAVVAALLPVALAITAIMATMGLMGIVSHIQPMDDSASSVMLLVGLAVGVDYCLFYLRREREERAAGRDPETALRIAAATSGRAVVVSGVTVCVAMAGMLFTGLATFQAMGLASLMVVAVAMVGSVTVLPALLSLLGERVEKGRIPFLHPDKRRKKGNGRQAEEGSRFWSAVLKVVLARPAVAVVVAAGALLAIAAPAVGMKTQNLTLDQEFGDSLPIVQTYNRVNDAFPGGSDPAEVIVKADDINSAEVKAALQRFKEQAVSSGASRGPVEIKLHDAQNIAYVYVPLVGGSDLDKAGASLDKLRDEVRPATLGKVDGVQAPITGQVAGSKDFNDQLGGAVAPVFVFVVVFAFLLMLLSFRSLTIAITSIVLNLLSVGAAYGILVAVFQHGWGASLVGAEGVGAIITWLPLFLFVILFGLSMDYHVFVVSRIREARLRGRTTNEAIHHGVVTTAGVVTSAAVIMVAVFAIFGTLSMQSMKQMGVGLAAAVLIDATIIRGVLLPAVMALLGERNWYLPKWLHRLPDLTHDESPEAATAPAARDDEGERLTV from the coding sequence ATGGGGAACCAAGACACCAAGGTGCGGGGCATCGCCGCGCGGGCCGGCGGCTGGAGCGCCCGGCACCGATGGGCCGCCGTCGGTATATGGGTGCTGTTCGTCGTCCTGGCCATGGGCATCGGCTCGGCGGCGGGCACCGTCATGGTCAAGGACAGCGACCAGCTCTCGGGCGAGACCCACACGGCCGCACAGATCGTCGAGGACGCCGGGATCGACGAGCCGGCCAGCGAGAGCGTCCTCATCCAGTCGAAGGACGGTTCCCTCAAGGCCACGGACGCCGAGTTCAAGGACGCCGTCGCCGCGGTCGTCAAGGCCGTCGACGGGACGGGCAGGGTCACCGACGTGACCTCGCCGTACGACACGAACACGATCTCCAAGGACGGCCGCAGCGTCCTCGTCCAGTTCGACATGCGGGGCGACTCCGAGACGGCGGGCGACCGGGTCGAGCCGGTGCTCAAGGCCGTCGAGGGCGTCGGGAAGGACCACTCCTCGCTGCGGATCGAGGAGATCGGCGGCGCCAGCATGACGAAGACGTTCGACGACGCGTTCGGCGACGACTTCCAGAAGGCCGAGTACTCCGCCCTGCCGGTCGCGCTGGGCATCCTGCTGATCGCCTTCGGCGCGGTGGTGGCGGCGCTGCTGCCGGTGGCGCTCGCGATCACCGCGATCATGGCGACGATGGGCCTGATGGGCATCGTCAGCCACATCCAGCCGATGGACGACAGCGCGAGTTCCGTGATGCTGCTGGTCGGGCTGGCCGTGGGCGTCGACTACTGCCTGTTCTACCTGCGCCGGGAGCGCGAGGAGCGGGCGGCCGGACGGGACCCGGAGACCGCTCTGCGGATCGCCGCGGCGACCAGCGGCCGGGCCGTGGTCGTCTCCGGTGTCACCGTGTGCGTGGCGATGGCGGGCATGCTGTTCACCGGGCTCGCCACCTTCCAGGCGATGGGCCTGGCCTCCCTGATGGTCGTCGCGGTCGCCATGGTCGGTTCGGTGACCGTCCTCCCCGCCCTGCTGTCGCTGCTCGGCGAGCGGGTCGAGAAGGGGCGGATCCCGTTCCTGCACCCCGACAAGCGCCGTAAGAAGGGCAACGGTCGGCAGGCCGAGGAGGGCAGCCGGTTCTGGAGCGCCGTCCTGAAGGTCGTCCTCGCCAGGCCCGCCGTCGCGGTCGTCGTCGCGGCCGGCGCACTGCTCGCGATCGCCGCTCCGGCGGTCGGCATGAAGACCCAGAACCTCACCCTGGACCAGGAGTTCGGCGACTCGCTGCCCATCGTGCAGACCTACAACCGGGTCAACGACGCCTTCCCGGGCGGTTCCGACCCGGCCGAGGTGATCGTCAAGGCCGACGACATCAACTCCGCCGAAGTGAAGGCGGCGCTCCAGCGGTTCAAGGAGCAGGCGGTCAGCTCGGGCGCCTCCCGCGGCCCCGTCGAGATCAAGCTGCACGACGCGCAGAACATCGCCTACGTGTACGTCCCGCTGGTCGGCGGCTCCGACCTGGACAAGGCGGGCGCGAGCCTGGACAAGCTGCGCGACGAGGTGCGGCCGGCCACGCTCGGCAAGGTCGACGGCGTCCAGGCGCCGATCACCGGACAGGTGGCCGGTTCGAAGGACTTCAACGACCAGCTGGGCGGAGCCGTCGCCCCCGTCTTCGTGTTCGTCGTGGTCTTCGCCTTCCTGCTGATGCTGCTGTCCTTCCGGTCGCTGACGATCGCGATCACCTCGATCGTCCTCAACCTGCTGTCCGTGGGCGCTGCTTACGGCATCCTCGTGGCCGTCTTCCAGCACGGCTGGGGCGCTTCGCTGGTGGGCGCGGAGGGCGTCGGCGCGATCATCACCTGGCTGCCGCTGTTCCTCTTCGTGATCCTGTTCGGCCTGTCGATGGACTACCACGTGTTCGTCGTCTCCCGGATCCGCGAGGCGCGACTGCGGGGCCGTACGACGAACGAGGCCATCCACCACGGTGTGGTCACCACGGCGGGTGTGGTCACCAGCGCCGCGGTCATCATGGTCGCCGTGTTCGCGATCTTCGGGACGCTGTCCATGCAGTCCATGAAGCAGATGGGCGTGGGTCTGGCCGCTGCGGTCCTGATCGACGCGACGATCATCCGGGGCGTGCTGCTCCCGGCCGTGATGGCGCTGCTCGGCGAGCGCAACTGGTACCTGCCGAAGTGGCTGCACCGGCTGCCCGACCTCACCCACGACGAGTCGCCGGAGGCGGCGACCGCCCCGGCGGCCCGGGACGACGAGGGCGAGCGGCTGACGGTCTGA
- a CDS encoding response regulator transcription factor translates to MPRVLLIEDDRAVRDGVGLALRRQGHEVAAAETGEDGLHRLLSFRPDVVVLDLMLPGMTGLDVCRRMRDLDQTLPIIMATARGDDEDIVVGLEAGADDYVVKPVQARVLQARIRAVLRRAAGAPADGGIPKIDTYGDLAIDRAGLSVAWQGTPVALAPSELRLLLTLSASPGQVFSRQQLLEAVWQHSYHGDARLVDACVKRLRSKLGEPPREPRHIQTVRGFGYRFAAR, encoded by the coding sequence ATGCCACGAGTTCTGCTGATCGAGGACGACCGCGCCGTACGGGACGGCGTCGGCCTCGCGCTGCGCCGTCAGGGCCACGAGGTCGCCGCCGCCGAGACGGGCGAGGACGGTCTGCACCGGCTGCTCTCCTTCCGGCCGGACGTCGTGGTGCTGGACCTGATGCTGCCCGGCATGACCGGCCTGGACGTGTGCCGGCGGATGCGGGACCTGGACCAGACGCTGCCGATCATCATGGCGACCGCGCGGGGAGATGACGAGGACATCGTTGTCGGACTCGAGGCGGGGGCCGACGACTACGTCGTCAAGCCCGTGCAGGCCAGGGTGCTCCAGGCCCGTATCCGCGCCGTCCTGCGCCGGGCGGCCGGCGCGCCCGCCGACGGCGGCATACCGAAGATCGACACCTACGGCGACCTCGCCATCGACCGCGCCGGACTGTCCGTCGCCTGGCAGGGCACGCCGGTCGCCCTCGCCCCCTCCGAACTGCGGCTGCTGCTCACCCTGTCCGCCTCGCCCGGCCAGGTGTTCAGCAGACAGCAACTCCTGGAAGCGGTCTGGCAGCACAGCTACCACGGCGACGCGCGGCTCGTGGACGCCTGCGTGAAACGGCTGCGCTCCAAGCTGGGCGAACCCCCGCGCGAGCCCCGGCACATCCAGACCGTGCGCGGCTTCGGCTACCGGTTCGCCGCCCGGTGA
- a CDS encoding sensor histidine kinase encodes MRALGTRFRAHRLRGLRVRLVVAFALVAAVTATTTGALTFREARTGVLQQSQDTVIKLLRTQVTRLAPELSFPPDEAELRRFAVDVARTEQSGTWRVLVVYRTLEATSVPGDRFEELTPALREAVDSRSATVFQRVNRADHTALLVGMSVAFASSASSASSSGVGSLTGVKVFLTVPQTTEQAYVDALVTAVERAAVPALVLAVLLALLAARGVLRPVRALRNATRSIAEGRLDTRLAVDGSDELAELSHTFNETAAALEESVAELRGMEARARRFAADVSHELRTPLAAMSAVTDVLDEDAAHLDPDTATAVRLISEETVKLARLVDDLMEISRFDAGAAVLHLDEIDLAESLRRTLASRGWSDTVDALLPAPDELRGRVDPRRLDVVVANLVGNALRHGARPVTVRLSEGEGPGGGRWAVIEVLDSGPGIPDNVLPHVFERFYKSDAARSRTEGSGLGLAITEENVRMHGGTVRAANRPARGAVFTVRLPLRRDESAEEERP; translated from the coding sequence GTGAGAGCCCTCGGAACCCGTTTCCGCGCACACCGGCTGCGCGGCCTGCGCGTGCGGTTGGTGGTGGCGTTCGCGCTGGTCGCCGCCGTCACCGCGACGACCACCGGCGCGCTCACCTTCCGGGAGGCGCGCACCGGAGTGCTCCAGCAGAGCCAGGACACCGTGATCAAACTGCTGCGCACCCAGGTGACCCGGCTGGCCCCCGAACTCTCCTTCCCGCCGGACGAAGCCGAACTGCGGCGGTTCGCGGTCGACGTGGCACGCACCGAACAGTCGGGCACCTGGCGGGTGTTGGTCGTCTACCGCACGCTGGAGGCCACCTCCGTGCCCGGCGACCGGTTCGAGGAGCTGACGCCCGCCCTGCGCGAGGCCGTCGACTCCAGGTCGGCCACCGTCTTCCAGCGGGTCAACCGCGCCGACCACACGGCTCTCCTCGTCGGCATGTCGGTCGCCTTCGCCTCCTCCGCCTCCTCCGCCTCCTCCTCGGGCGTCGGATCCCTCACCGGTGTGAAGGTGTTCCTGACGGTGCCTCAGACCACCGAACAGGCCTACGTCGACGCCCTGGTGACCGCCGTGGAGCGGGCCGCCGTCCCCGCACTGGTCCTCGCCGTCCTGCTCGCGCTGCTCGCCGCCCGAGGGGTGCTGCGGCCGGTGCGCGCGCTGCGCAACGCCACCCGCAGCATCGCCGAAGGCCGGCTGGACACCCGGCTCGCCGTCGACGGCTCCGACGAACTCGCCGAGCTGTCCCACACGTTCAACGAGACGGCCGCCGCGCTGGAGGAGTCGGTGGCCGAACTGCGCGGCATGGAGGCCCGGGCCCGCCGTTTCGCCGCCGACGTCTCGCACGAGCTGCGCACCCCGCTGGCCGCCATGTCGGCCGTCACCGACGTCCTCGACGAGGACGCCGCCCACCTCGACCCGGACACCGCCACCGCGGTCCGGCTGATCAGCGAGGAGACCGTGAAACTGGCCCGGCTGGTCGACGACCTGATGGAGATCTCCCGCTTCGACGCGGGCGCGGCGGTGCTGCACCTGGACGAGATCGACCTCGCCGAGTCCCTCCGCCGCACCCTCGCCTCCCGTGGCTGGAGCGATACGGTGGACGCCCTGCTGCCGGCGCCGGACGAGCTGCGCGGCCGGGTCGACCCGCGCCGCCTCGACGTCGTCGTCGCCAACCTGGTCGGCAACGCCCTGCGGCACGGCGCCCGGCCGGTGACGGTGCGCCTGTCCGAGGGCGAGGGGCCCGGCGGCGGGCGGTGGGCGGTCATCGAGGTGCTGGACAGCGGGCCCGGCATCCCCGACAACGTGCTGCCCCATGTCTTCGAACGCTTCTACAAGTCGGACGCGGCCCGGTCCCGGACCGAGGGCAGCGGGCTGGGACTGGCGATCACCGAGGAGAACGTCCGGATGCACGGCGGCACCGTCCGGGCGGCGAACCGGCCGGCGCGCGGCGCCGTCTTCACCGTCCGACTCCCGCTGCGGCGGGACGAGTCGGCAGAGGAGGAGCGACCGTGA
- a CDS encoding DUF3152 domain-containing protein has product MALLGVAGFTAAEWTSAGGGGSAAEGRSTASGAHGGPGASGGSAAPGGSAASGSASPRSTPSASSSPRTPAGPSVSSSAGRSNGPPADPPAGSSGGTSGGKSGGKSGDSRGSSSKDGIPDSGPGTFTTASGSSGKVGKGAALRYRVDVEDGLDLSAADVARQVERILADRRGWTADGHSAFQRVSGGATDFAVRIATPGTVDEICGQYGLDTGGEVNCNVAENVMVNLRRWLLATPVYARDVTAYRALIINHEVGHFLGQGHVGCPGAGKPAPAMMQQIKGMNGCVPNVWPYDGQGRFVTGPAVP; this is encoded by the coding sequence CTGGCGCTCCTGGGCGTCGCCGGTTTCACGGCCGCGGAATGGACGTCTGCGGGCGGGGGCGGGTCTGCGGCCGAGGGCCGTTCGACGGCGTCCGGCGCGCACGGTGGGCCCGGTGCGTCCGGCGGGTCTGCGGCGCCCGGCGGGTCTGCGGCGTCCGGTTCGGCGTCCCCCCGTTCGACGCCCAGCGCTTCGTCCTCGCCCCGCACACCCGCCGGTCCGTCCGTCAGCTCGTCCGCCGGCCGGTCCAACGGTCCGCCCGCCGATCCGCCGGCCGGTTCGTCCGGTGGTACTTCGGGCGGTAAGTCGGGCGGTAAGTCCGGTGATTCGAGGGGGAGTTCGTCCAAGGACGGCATCCCCGACTCGGGGCCGGGTACGTTCACGACCGCGTCCGGGTCGAGCGGCAAGGTGGGCAAGGGCGCCGCCCTGCGCTACCGGGTGGACGTCGAGGACGGCCTCGACCTGTCCGCCGCCGACGTCGCCCGGCAGGTGGAGCGCATCCTGGCCGACCGGCGCGGCTGGACCGCGGACGGGCACTCGGCGTTCCAGCGGGTCTCCGGCGGCGCCACCGACTTCGCCGTCCGGATCGCGACCCCCGGCACCGTGGACGAGATCTGCGGGCAGTACGGGCTGGACACCGGCGGCGAGGTCAACTGCAACGTGGCCGAGAACGTCATGGTCAACCTCAGGCGCTGGCTGCTGGCCACCCCCGTCTACGCCAGGGACGTCACGGCCTACCGGGCGCTGATCATCAACCACGAGGTCGGTCACTTCCTCGGCCAGGGCCACGTCGGCTGCCCCGGCGCGGGCAAGCCTGCCCCGGCGATGATGCAGCAGATCAAGGGCATGAACGGCTGCGTCCCCAACGTCTGGCCGTACGACGGACAGGGCCGGTTCGTCACCGGCCCCGCCGTTCCCTGA